From a single Nicotiana tabacum cultivar K326 chromosome 8, ASM71507v2, whole genome shotgun sequence genomic region:
- the LOC107760784 gene encoding fructose-bisphosphate aldolase-lysine N-methyltransferase, chloroplastic-like: MHKLFVEQEFLTIKKADFVQDVLTLEDFKYAFSLVTSRAWESSRGVSMIPFADFANHSDLSETIVLSNEEEQLSEVIADYSYAPGDEVLIRYGKFSNARLLLDFGFTLPCNKYEQVQVELSIPHEGNLRQLKLELLSRHKMLILKDVNGLSSSENSFALKEVRGYAHDGQEEAAENDGRLARRPLKDKSREIEAHQFLQSKINEIIEEYNASIKSLELPATLCMVGKHDLRRQMAQCLLIGELRVLKSAALWLENYCATLFKV; this comes from the exons ATGCATAAGTTGTTTGTTGAACAAGAATTTCTAACAATTAAGAAGGCCGATTTTGTACAAGATGTGTTAACATTAGAGGACTTTAAATATGCATTCTCTTTAGTTACATCGCGAGCATGGGAAAGCTCTCGGGGTGTATCTATGATTCCTTTTGCAGATTTTGCAAATCATAGTGACCTTTCGGAGACGATTGTATTAAGTAATGAAGAGGAACAGCTCTCAGAGGTTATTGCGGATTACAGTTATGCTCCTGGTGATGAGGTGCTCATAAGATATGGAAAGTTTTCAAATGCAAGACTccttttggattttggatttacTCTTCCTTGTAATAAGTACGAACAGGTTCAAGTTGAGCTGAGTATACCTCATGAGGGCAACCTACGTCAGTTGAAGTTGGAGCTTTTGAGTAGACATAAGATGCTAATTCTTAAAGATGTCAATGGATTAAGCTCTTCTGAGAACTCGTTCGCGCTCAAGGAGGTTAGGGGGTATGCTCATGACGGTCAAG AGGAAGCTGCGGAAAATGATGGTCGACTGGCTCGGCGTCCACTCAAGGACAAGAGCAGAGAGATTGAAGCACATCAGTTTTTGCAATCAAAAATCAATGAGATAATAGAAGAGTATAATGCATCTATTAAGTCATTGGAGCTGCCTGCTACTCTCTGTATGGTTGGAAAACATGATCTGCGGAGACAAATGGCTCAATGCCTTCTCATTGGTGAGCTTCGTGTACTGAAATCTGCTGCACTATGGCTGGAAAATTATTGTGCAACTTTATTCAAAGTTTAG